One stretch of Priestia megaterium DNA includes these proteins:
- a CDS encoding metallophosphoesterase family protein, with translation MNLTLHERSEKLLKQRIKQLNPRDPFNFVFMGDSRGDGPNDNCYTMSGEFELVLKKAVELDPLFIIHGGDTVYTGKKEYLEHFVKVVEKIAPNIPVFVCVGNHDELYLDESNLENFRATIGKVHWVIDIPIFNFRCIALNNVISPKNKIYGFTDRELNYLEQQLEDAPRNTVVAMHAQPNIGRWSNLEGFPVTTPQSQRFFDLIQEHRVKKVLISHVHAYDEQFIRKNRNGTFTLGRGTNFVLSGGAGAPLDFELPLILNNYNFTEFFVSRYNILGPLLWKDFGRPRRNCL, from the coding sequence ATGAATTTGACGCTTCATGAACGTTCTGAAAAGTTATTAAAGCAAAGAATTAAACAATTAAATCCGAGAGATCCATTTAACTTTGTTTTTATGGGCGACAGTAGAGGTGACGGACCAAACGATAATTGTTACACGATGAGCGGTGAATTTGAGCTTGTATTAAAAAAGGCGGTGGAATTGGACCCGCTGTTTATTATTCATGGGGGAGACACCGTCTATACAGGGAAAAAAGAGTATTTGGAGCACTTTGTTAAGGTTGTTGAAAAAATCGCACCAAACATTCCTGTGTTTGTATGCGTAGGGAATCATGATGAACTGTACCTTGATGAAAGCAATCTCGAAAACTTCAGAGCCACTATCGGAAAAGTACACTGGGTCATTGATATTCCTATCTTCAACTTTCGGTGCATCGCATTAAATAATGTCATCAGTCCCAAGAATAAAATATATGGATTTACAGATAGAGAGCTGAATTATTTAGAGCAGCAGCTAGAGGATGCTCCTCGTAATACCGTTGTAGCCATGCATGCGCAGCCAAATATTGGCCGGTGGTCAAATCTTGAAGGGTTTCCTGTAACGACTCCTCAAAGTCAGCGGTTTTTTGATTTGATTCAAGAGCACCGCGTGAAAAAAGTTCTCATTAGCCACGTGCATGCATATGACGAACAGTTTATTAGAAAAAATAGAAACGGGACATTTACGCTTGGAAGAGGCACTAATTTTGTATTGTCAGGAGGCGCCGGTGCTCCTCTTGATTTTGAGCTGCCTTTAATTTTAAATAATTATAATTTTACGGAGTTTTTTGTAAGCAGGTACAACATATTAGGACCTCTTCTTTGGAAGGATTTTGGACGACCTCGAAGAAATTGTTTGTAA
- a CDS encoding sugar porter family MFS transporter gives MSKVSSKFIFFFGSFAGILFGYDIGIIAGAEGHIREAFHLSPLWLGIVVSSLMGGAIIGSILSGLLGDKFGRRKLILISSIIFLLGSIGSAIAPEEITLTIARVFLGTAVGTASSLVPAYMSEIAPANIRGKLSGLNQLMIVIGLLLSYIVAFIFEPVPNSWRLMLGSAGIFAIVLCIGMIKLPESPRYLIKNGMADKAREVLRTLRRSTAEVEAEVSEIESVAVHEQSGIKQLFHKKFRLALIIGVGMATFQQIQGSNSIVYYATSIARQVGLAPQVAAGFTVIVGVIFVVTTLIFLQFVDKFNRRTILTIGGAGMALSFFTPAILGALGVNEVVVNWVTLIALCCFILCYAFSWAPLTWIIVGEIFPLSVRGIGAGISSAFNWTGSLAVGLVFPILADQFSLGVIFSTFGIICILGLFFIRFVVVETKGRSLEQIETDMAARSARKSLSPVERNKYV, from the coding sequence ATGAGTAAAGTATCAAGTAAGTTTATCTTCTTCTTCGGCTCATTTGCCGGTATTTTATTCGGTTATGATATTGGGATTATTGCTGGTGCAGAAGGTCATATCCGTGAAGCGTTTCATTTAAGTCCGCTGTGGCTAGGAATTGTGGTTTCGTCTTTAATGGGCGGAGCAATTATCGGTTCCATTTTAAGCGGATTATTAGGGGATAAGTTTGGACGAAGAAAGTTAATTTTAATTTCGTCTATCATCTTTCTTTTAGGCTCCATCGGTTCCGCGATTGCACCAGAGGAAATTACGTTAACGATTGCGCGCGTCTTTTTAGGTACAGCAGTAGGAACGGCTTCTTCTTTAGTTCCTGCCTATATGTCAGAAATCGCACCTGCTAATATTCGCGGGAAGCTTTCAGGTTTGAATCAGCTAATGATTGTAATTGGACTATTATTAAGCTATATCGTAGCCTTTATTTTTGAGCCGGTTCCAAACAGCTGGCGACTCATGCTTGGTAGTGCCGGTATTTTTGCGATCGTCTTATGCATCGGTATGATCAAGCTTCCAGAGTCGCCTCGCTACTTAATTAAAAATGGAATGGCAGATAAAGCGCGTGAAGTGCTTCGCACGCTTCGCCGGTCAACAGCTGAAGTGGAAGCTGAAGTGTCTGAAATTGAAAGCGTAGCTGTTCATGAACAATCAGGCATCAAGCAGCTGTTTCATAAAAAGTTTCGTTTAGCATTAATAATTGGCGTCGGAATGGCAACTTTTCAGCAGATTCAAGGCTCAAACTCAATTGTTTATTATGCAACAAGCATTGCTCGTCAAGTTGGTTTAGCCCCGCAGGTAGCTGCTGGTTTTACGGTTATTGTTGGGGTAATCTTCGTGGTGACAACACTTATCTTCCTGCAGTTTGTTGATAAATTCAACCGCCGTACCATTCTTACGATTGGCGGCGCGGGTATGGCTCTTTCATTTTTCACACCGGCTATTCTAGGAGCATTAGGCGTTAATGAAGTCGTTGTTAACTGGGTTACGTTAATTGCTCTTTGCTGTTTCATCCTTTGCTATGCGTTTTCTTGGGCGCCGCTTACGTGGATCATCGTAGGAGAAATTTTCCCGCTTTCTGTACGCGGAATCGGTGCTGGGATTTCATCTGCCTTTAACTGGACAGGATCGCTGGCAGTAGGGCTTGTGTTCCCAATTTTAGCTGACCAATTTAGTTTAGGCGTTATCTTTTCAACGTTCGGGATCATTTGTATTCTCGGATTATTCTTCATACGCTTTGTAGTTGTTGAAACAAAAGGACGTAGCCTAGAGCAAATTGAAACGGACATGGCAGCTCGTTCTGCAAGGAAGTCTTTAAGTCCGGTTGAGCGTAATAAATACGTTTGA
- the araA gene encoding L-arabinose isomerase, which produces MLKTAQKEFWFIVGSQHLYGKEALAEVKEHAQTMTDALNESGVLSYPLVLQDLAVNADTITNMMKEVNYRDEVAGVITWMHTFSPAKMWIRGTKLLQKPLLHLATQFNESIPWETIDMDFMNLNQSAHGDREYGFINARLNKQNKIVVGYWERPDVQQQIAQWMDVAAAYNESFNIKVARFGDNMRNVGVTEGDKIEAQIQFGWTVDYFGIGDLVQYVNAVTEEEINDLFAEYANAYEFVYGDYSVEDWESSVKVQASYEIAIKRFLDEGGYSAFTTNFEDLYGMKQLPGLAVQRLMAQGYGFAGEGDWKTAALDRLLKVMSHNQSTGFMEDYTYELAPGRESVLQSHMLEVDPTLAVNKPKLIVSPLGIGNREDPARLVFDGKQGEGVVVSMADFGTHYKLLINEVSAFEPEVPAPNLPVARVLWNIKPNFQDGVKAWIENGGGHHTVLSLNLTTDQIVSYAKLVDLEYVIIK; this is translated from the coding sequence ATGTTAAAAACAGCTCAAAAAGAATTTTGGTTTATTGTTGGTTCACAGCATCTTTATGGAAAAGAAGCACTAGCAGAAGTAAAAGAACACGCGCAAACGATGACTGATGCTTTAAATGAAAGCGGTGTCTTATCTTATCCGCTTGTGCTGCAAGATTTAGCTGTTAATGCGGATACAATTACAAACATGATGAAAGAAGTGAATTACCGAGATGAAGTTGCCGGTGTAATTACGTGGATGCATACGTTCTCGCCTGCAAAAATGTGGATCCGCGGCACAAAATTACTGCAAAAACCGTTGCTTCACTTAGCAACACAATTTAATGAAAGCATTCCTTGGGAAACGATTGATATGGATTTTATGAACTTGAATCAGTCCGCTCACGGTGATCGTGAATACGGCTTTATCAACGCGCGTTTGAACAAGCAAAATAAAATTGTAGTAGGCTACTGGGAGCGCCCCGACGTACAGCAGCAAATTGCACAATGGATGGATGTAGCCGCTGCTTATAATGAAAGCTTCAACATCAAAGTTGCCCGTTTCGGTGACAATATGCGCAACGTCGGAGTAACGGAAGGAGACAAAATTGAAGCGCAAATTCAATTTGGCTGGACGGTTGACTACTTTGGAATCGGCGACCTTGTTCAATATGTAAATGCCGTTACGGAAGAAGAAATCAATGATTTATTTGCTGAATATGCCAACGCGTATGAGTTTGTCTACGGCGATTATTCTGTAGAAGACTGGGAATCTAGCGTAAAAGTACAGGCAAGCTATGAAATTGCGATTAAACGTTTTCTAGACGAAGGCGGCTACAGCGCTTTTACCACTAACTTTGAAGATTTATACGGTATGAAACAGCTTCCTGGTCTTGCTGTCCAGCGCTTGATGGCACAGGGATACGGCTTTGCTGGTGAAGGAGACTGGAAAACAGCGGCGCTTGACCGCCTGCTCAAAGTAATGAGCCATAATCAGTCAACTGGCTTTATGGAAGACTACACGTATGAATTGGCTCCCGGACGTGAGTCTGTGCTTCAATCACACATGCTTGAAGTAGACCCAACGCTAGCGGTAAACAAGCCAAAACTAATCGTTTCTCCGCTAGGTATCGGTAACCGCGAAGATCCGGCCCGCTTAGTGTTTGACGGTAAACAAGGAGAAGGCGTAGTGGTTTCCATGGCTGACTTCGGCACGCATTACAAGCTGTTAATTAACGAAGTATCGGCATTTGAGCCGGAAGTTCCAGCTCCAAATCTTCCGGTAGCGCGCGTGCTTTGGAACATTAAGCCGAACTTTCAAGACGGCGTTAAAGCGTGGATTGAAAACGGAGGAGGCCATCATACGGTTCTTTCATTGAATTTAACGACCGATCAAATCGTGAGCTATGCAAAGCTTGTTGATCTAGAGTACGTCATTATTAAGTAA
- a CDS encoding L-ribulose-5-phosphate 4-epimerase, translated as MLDKLKEEVFQANVDLPKHGLVKYTWGNVSAIDRDSGLFVIKPSGVTYEKMTAKDMVVVDLDGRVVEGELNPSSDTLTHAVLYKHYPQIGGIAHTHSTWATIWAQAGLDVQAMGTTHADTFYGSVPCARFLTEKEVNDGYEVETGKVIIETFEERGLDVLAVPGILLQGHGPFTWGKDAKSAVMNSVVLDEVSKMNFFTQKLNGLAEELPQRILDKHYLRKHGQNAYYGQGQ; from the coding sequence GTGCTAGATAAATTAAAAGAAGAAGTATTTCAAGCAAACGTCGATTTGCCAAAACACGGACTGGTTAAGTACACGTGGGGAAATGTAAGTGCAATTGATCGAGACAGCGGTTTGTTTGTAATTAAACCAAGCGGCGTTACGTATGAAAAAATGACAGCCAAAGATATGGTAGTCGTTGATTTAGATGGCCGCGTGGTAGAAGGTGAGCTTAATCCGTCATCTGATACGCTGACACACGCCGTATTGTATAAGCACTACCCGCAAATCGGCGGTATTGCCCATACACATTCAACCTGGGCGACCATTTGGGCTCAAGCAGGACTTGATGTGCAGGCAATGGGGACCACTCATGCTGATACATTCTATGGTTCCGTACCGTGCGCGCGTTTTTTGACAGAAAAAGAAGTGAATGACGGATATGAAGTGGAAACGGGCAAGGTGATTATTGAAACGTTTGAAGAGCGCGGCTTAGATGTGTTAGCGGTTCCTGGTATTTTACTTCAAGGGCACGGGCCGTTTACGTGGGGAAAAGATGCCAAATCGGCGGTAATGAACAGCGTCGTACTAGACGAAGTATCCAAAATGAATTTCTTTACACAAAAATTAAACGGGCTGGCTGAAGAGCTGCCACAGCGTATATTAGACAAACATTATTTACGAAAACACGGGCAAAACGCGTATTACGGGCAAGGACAGTAA
- a CDS encoding xylulokinase, producing the protein MAIRKENNVKTTQESIKQAIAKGKTSLGIELGSTRIKAVLINENFETIASGSYEWENLLEDGFWTYNLLDIITGLQSAYREMKQEVERSYGITIRTVGSIGVSAMMHGYMAFDKTGELLVPFRTWRNATTSTAAKELTEHFQFNIPERWSIAHLYQAIINQEKHLPRIDYMTTLAGYIHWLLTGSKSLGIGDASGMFPIDERTQNYSEAMMKQFDDLICHKGYPWQLSDILPAVHTSGKQAGTLTAIGASILDQSKNLQPGIPFCPPEGDAGTGMVATNSVRKRTGNVSVGTSVFAMIVLDKKLSKVYPEIDLVTTPNGSPVGMVHANNCSSDLNAWLGLFREFSEAMGQKVEADKLFEVMLNKALEADPDGGGLLSYGYFSGENITGVESGRPLFVRSAKSNFNLANFMRTHLFTAFGALKIGMDLLVKEENVKIHSVLAHGGLFKTPVVGQKMMAAAINTPVSVMDTAGEGGAWGMAILSSYMLNKSENASLEDFLDDKVFKEVTAQEIYPDELDVKGFEAFIKRYKKGLVIEKAAAEHHSEEREELMC; encoded by the coding sequence ATGGCTATCAGAAAGGAGAATAACGTGAAAACAACTCAAGAAAGCATAAAACAAGCAATTGCTAAAGGGAAAACGTCACTTGGAATTGAACTTGGATCTACTCGTATCAAAGCGGTGCTGATTAACGAAAATTTTGAAACGATCGCATCGGGCAGCTATGAATGGGAAAATCTTTTAGAAGACGGTTTTTGGACGTACAACTTACTCGATATTATTACAGGTTTGCAAAGTGCTTACCGTGAAATGAAGCAAGAAGTAGAACGAAGCTACGGGATCACCATTCGAACAGTTGGCTCCATTGGTGTTTCAGCTATGATGCACGGATATATGGCGTTTGATAAAACGGGTGAGCTGCTAGTTCCGTTTCGAACGTGGCGTAATGCAACAACAAGCACAGCAGCAAAAGAATTAACTGAACATTTCCAATTTAATATTCCTGAACGATGGAGCATTGCGCATCTGTATCAGGCAATCATCAATCAAGAAAAACACCTGCCGCGCATTGATTACATGACAACGCTAGCCGGCTATATTCACTGGCTGCTAACAGGCAGTAAATCGCTTGGTATTGGAGATGCTTCAGGGATGTTTCCAATTGATGAACGCACGCAAAATTACAGTGAAGCTATGATGAAGCAGTTTGATGACCTCATTTGTCATAAAGGGTATCCGTGGCAACTATCAGATATTCTGCCTGCAGTCCATACTTCAGGGAAACAAGCAGGTACGTTAACAGCGATAGGAGCTAGCATTTTAGATCAGTCTAAAAACTTGCAGCCTGGCATTCCATTTTGTCCTCCAGAAGGAGATGCAGGAACGGGAATGGTTGCGACAAACAGCGTAAGAAAGCGCACGGGAAATGTTTCAGTAGGAACGTCCGTTTTTGCGATGATTGTACTAGATAAAAAGCTTTCAAAAGTTTATCCCGAAATTGATTTGGTTACTACGCCAAACGGCAGTCCAGTTGGAATGGTTCACGCGAATAACTGCTCAAGCGACTTGAACGCTTGGCTCGGATTATTTCGTGAATTTTCGGAGGCTATGGGACAAAAAGTAGAGGCGGATAAATTATTCGAAGTGATGTTAAATAAAGCGCTAGAAGCTGATCCTGATGGAGGGGGCTTGCTTAGCTACGGCTATTTCTCAGGCGAAAATATTACAGGAGTAGAAAGTGGCCGTCCATTATTTGTCCGTTCAGCAAAAAGCAATTTTAATCTAGCAAACTTTATGCGTACGCATCTTTTTACAGCTTTTGGCGCTTTAAAAATAGGGATGGATCTTTTAGTCAAAGAAGAAAATGTAAAGATTCACAGTGTTTTAGCGCACGGAGGATTATTTAAAACGCCGGTAGTTGGTCAAAAAATGATGGCAGCGGCAATTAATACCCCGGTTTCCGTCATGGATACAGCAGGAGAAGGAGGCGCGTGGGGAATGGCTATTCTTTCTTCTTATATGCTCAATAAAAGTGAGAATGCAAGTTTAGAAGATTTCTTGGATGATAAAGTTTTTAAAGAAGTGACCGCACAAGAAATTTATCCTGACGAACTAGATGTAAAAGGGTTTGAAGCATTTATCAAAAGATATAAAAAAGGGTTAGTGATTGAAAAAGCAGCTGCAGAGCACCACAGCGAAGAACGGGAGGAGTTAATGTGCTAG
- a CDS encoding GntR family transcriptional regulator — MKPKYQVIIEDIKSKILSGDYSTGEQIPTESVMQETYNVSRHTVRKAILELSNEGFLRSEKGSGTYVSNQYQSKASGASANKTIGVITTYISDYIFPSIIRGIESRLNKDNYSLLLASTNNDVEQEKKALEMMLSYGVDGLIVEPTKSNLYNPNISYYLSFKEQDVPFTMINAYYEELDVPFFCLDDVQSSYLATNELISKGHTQIGLIAKMDDLQGKYRMKGYIKALGEAKLRFQPEHILSFNTETKLDLYANLKTFLTENKDQMTALVCYNDEVGLEVVNVCRQLGISIPDKLSIIGQDNSYMAKNATINLTTLTHPQEQMGHDAADWIIKKLQGKKDLPNETYYQPVLVEGETIKELNAKRDEVR; from the coding sequence ATGAAGCCAAAATATCAGGTGATTATTGAGGATATAAAAAGCAAAATTCTTTCAGGAGATTACAGCACCGGCGAACAAATCCCTACTGAATCGGTCATGCAAGAAACGTATAACGTCAGCAGACATACGGTTCGAAAAGCCATTTTAGAGCTGTCGAATGAAGGATTTTTAAGAAGCGAAAAAGGATCTGGCACCTATGTAAGTAATCAGTATCAATCAAAAGCAAGCGGGGCTTCTGCAAATAAAACAATCGGCGTTATTACTACGTACATTTCCGACTATATTTTCCCTTCTATTATTCGCGGAATTGAAAGCAGGTTAAATAAAGATAACTATTCGCTGCTGCTGGCGAGCACAAATAACGATGTGGAACAAGAAAAAAAAGCGCTGGAAATGATGCTTTCCTACGGAGTAGACGGCTTAATTGTTGAGCCTACAAAAAGCAATTTGTACAATCCAAATATCTCTTATTATTTGTCATTTAAGGAACAAGACGTTCCGTTTACGATGATCAACGCCTACTACGAAGAATTAGACGTTCCGTTTTTTTGTCTAGACGACGTTCAGTCAAGCTACCTTGCCACAAACGAATTAATTTCAAAAGGGCACACACAAATTGGGCTGATTGCAAAAATGGATGACCTGCAGGGAAAGTACCGAATGAAAGGCTACATAAAAGCGCTCGGTGAAGCAAAGCTCCGCTTTCAGCCTGAGCATATTTTGTCTTTTAATACAGAAACAAAGCTTGATTTGTACGCTAATTTAAAAACGTTTCTCACTGAAAACAAAGACCAAATGACCGCTCTTGTCTGCTATAACGATGAAGTCGGATTAGAAGTCGTAAATGTATGCAGACAGCTTGGTATTTCCATTCCGGACAAGTTGTCAATTATTGGTCAAGATAATTCATACATGGCTAAAAATGCGACGATTAATTTAACAACTTTAACACACCCGCAGGAACAAATGGGACACGACGCAGCGGATTGGATTATTAAAAAGCTGCAGGGCAAAAAAGACTTGCCAAATGAAACTTACTATCAGCCTGTGTTAGTCGAAGGAGAAACGATTAAAGAGTTGAATGCGAAGCGTGATGAAGTTCGTTAA
- a CDS encoding HD domain-containing protein, with the protein MLILYDELYGKFEIDGVLLELIQSDPVQRLKGIYQGGASRFVNENWNTTRYDHSVGAMMLVNRLGGSLEEQIAALLHDVSHTAFSHVIDYVLEQKEENYHEMIYEQIVTQSSIPHILKSAGLNWRDILLDESQWTLLELKAPHLCADRVDYTLRDLYVCGEITLQEVHAFLGQLVVFNGQMACSNLSAAEWFVDAYYKEVIGFFMNPLNMFGNYQLTEIIKLALQKDILSIEDFLKQDEDVVRLLKNAGDSSIEGMLSALFNSKVQKGTASCHDVHQKTKMRWVDPLVVVSEQVVPVSKLSITAKRVIEEAKQRIEKGVYLNIPAPL; encoded by the coding sequence ATGCTCATACTTTATGATGAGCTGTACGGAAAATTTGAAATAGACGGCGTTCTTTTAGAACTCATTCAAAGTGATCCCGTACAGCGTTTAAAAGGAATTTACCAAGGCGGAGCGAGCCGGTTTGTAAATGAAAACTGGAATACTACTCGATATGATCATTCCGTTGGTGCGATGATGCTTGTCAACAGATTAGGAGGCTCTTTGGAAGAGCAAATAGCGGCTTTATTACATGATGTTTCACATACGGCATTTTCTCATGTGATTGACTATGTTTTGGAACAAAAAGAAGAAAATTATCATGAAATGATTTACGAACAAATTGTGACCCAGTCGTCTATTCCTCATATTTTAAAGAGCGCCGGTTTAAACTGGCGAGATATCTTACTTGATGAAAGCCAATGGACGCTGCTCGAACTGAAAGCTCCGCACTTATGCGCTGATCGCGTTGATTATACATTGCGGGATTTGTACGTATGTGGGGAGATTACTTTACAAGAAGTGCATGCGTTTTTGGGTCAGCTTGTCGTATTTAATGGACAAATGGCGTGCAGTAATTTATCAGCGGCAGAGTGGTTTGTGGATGCTTACTACAAAGAAGTGATTGGCTTTTTTATGAATCCGCTTAATATGTTTGGAAACTATCAGCTGACGGAAATTATCAAGCTCGCTTTGCAAAAAGATATTTTATCTATAGAAGATTTTTTAAAGCAGGATGAAGATGTGGTTCGGTTGCTGAAAAATGCTGGAGATAGCAGCATTGAAGGGATGTTATCTGCTCTTTTTAACAGCAAAGTACAAAAAGGAACGGCGTCTTGTCATGACGTTCACCAAAAGACAAAAATGCGCTGGGTTGATCCTCTTGTTGTCGTTTCAGAACAAGTCGTTCCTGTATCCAAACTATCTATTACTGCTAAAAGAGTAATAGAAGAAGCAAAACAAAGGATAGAAAAAGGAGTATATCTCAACATTCCGGCTCCGTTATAA
- a CDS encoding FixH family protein: MKKLSILLLVLVIAVVGCSKGNEQKSQEVKGEIEVPQTINANKTVSIEVLVTQGDKKIKNADAVQIQVEKEGYINQEMIDAKHQGNGAYSTDYTFKDDGEYTITAHVTIKGDMKMFTKKVTVGKKE, translated from the coding sequence ATGAAAAAACTTAGCATTCTGCTGCTCGTTTTAGTCATTGCCGTAGTCGGCTGTTCAAAAGGAAATGAGCAAAAGTCACAGGAAGTTAAAGGGGAAATTGAAGTACCCCAAACCATTAATGCCAATAAAACAGTTTCTATTGAAGTACTCGTTACACAAGGAGACAAAAAGATAAAAAATGCAGACGCTGTACAGATTCAAGTTGAAAAAGAAGGCTATATTAATCAAGAGATGATTGATGCAAAACATCAGGGTAACGGCGCATACAGCACCGACTATACGTTCAAAGACGACGGCGAATATACGATTACCGCTCATGTTACGATAAAAGGCGACATGAAAATGTTTACGAAAAAAGTGACGGTTGGCAAGAAAGAATAA
- a CDS encoding nucleoside recognition domain-containing protein, which translates to MEQLTRYAQQAKEKDHRSNMVASIYKSSQQICKKSVVYEDRSKLQRTEKLDKVFTSPIWGFPIMLGILSVIFYITIAGANVPSGLIAQGFGWAEGYLTAFFQAMHAPEWLHGILVLGLFRGTGWVISVMLPPMAIFFPVFALLENYGYLPRVAFNMDRLFKRAGAHGKQSLTMAMGFGCNAAAIMSTRIIESPRERMMAILTNNFVPCNGRWPTLILLASLFMATGFTGSAKTFVTALVVVGTVLFGIVVTLFVSWALSKTALRGVPTHYTLELPPYRKPKFVDTIVRATLDKSLYVLKRAIIVAAPAAVLTWVLANIYIGDTSILMHFVQFLDPFAQSLGLDGYILAAFIIGLPANEIVVPVLLMAYLSTGSLIEIEDATRLKQIFLDHHWTWLTALNMMLFSLLHFPCGTTLVNIYKETKNAKWTFLAFAIPTVIAIGVTFTVAQVVKAFNLI; encoded by the coding sequence ATGGAACAGCTAACGCGCTATGCGCAGCAGGCAAAAGAAAAAGATCATCGTTCAAATATGGTCGCAAGTATTTACAAGTCGTCGCAGCAAATATGTAAAAAATCGGTTGTGTACGAAGATCGATCAAAGCTTCAGCGCACGGAGAAATTGGATAAAGTCTTCACTTCGCCAATCTGGGGATTTCCAATTATGCTTGGTATTTTATCGGTGATTTTTTATATCACCATAGCAGGCGCAAACGTTCCTTCCGGATTAATCGCACAAGGTTTTGGCTGGGCCGAAGGGTATTTAACAGCTTTCTTTCAAGCGATGCACGCGCCAGAATGGCTGCACGGAATTCTTGTATTAGGACTGTTTCGAGGCACGGGATGGGTTATTAGCGTGATGCTGCCTCCAATGGCAATCTTTTTTCCTGTTTTTGCGCTTTTAGAAAACTACGGCTACTTGCCTCGGGTAGCGTTTAATATGGATCGTTTGTTCAAACGAGCAGGCGCCCACGGCAAGCAGTCGCTGACGATGGCGATGGGATTTGGATGTAACGCCGCAGCGATTATGTCGACGCGTATTATTGAATCGCCGCGTGAACGTATGATGGCGATTTTAACGAATAATTTTGTTCCGTGTAACGGCAGATGGCCTACGCTGATTTTATTAGCTTCTTTATTTATGGCAACCGGCTTTACAGGGAGCGCTAAAACCTTTGTAACGGCGCTTGTTGTGGTCGGAACAGTGTTATTTGGAATTGTGGTGACACTGTTCGTATCGTGGGCACTGTCTAAAACGGCATTGCGCGGAGTTCCAACCCACTATACGCTAGAGCTTCCGCCTTACCGCAAGCCGAAATTTGTGGATACAATCGTGCGCGCGACGCTTGATAAATCGCTATACGTGTTAAAGCGTGCCATTATTGTCGCAGCACCCGCAGCGGTGTTAACGTGGGTATTGGCCAATATTTATATCGGTGATACGAGCATTTTAATGCATTTTGTTCAGTTTCTTGATCCGTTTGCTCAATCGCTAGGACTAGACGGTTATATACTAGCGGCTTTTATTATTGGTTTACCGGCTAATGAAATTGTTGTACCGGTTCTATTAATGGCTTATTTATCAACAGGCTCATTAATTGAAATTGAAGATGCCACAAGATTAAAGCAAATTTTTCTTGATCACCACTGGACGTGGTTAACGGCTCTTAACATGATGTTGTTTTCACTCCTGCATTTTCCGTGCGGAACGACGCTTGTGAATATTTATAAAGAAACCAAAAATGCAAAGTGGACGTTTCTTGCTTTTGCGATTCCAACAGTGATTGCGATTGGCGTTACGTTTACTGTTGCTCAAGTGGTAAAAGCGTTTAACCTTATTTAA
- a CDS encoding FeoB small GTPase domain-containing protein, whose protein sequence is MSKYRIALAGNPNTGKSTLFNGLTGLKQHTGNWTGKTVAKAEGTFEHHQQLYTIVDLPGTYSLYSNSADEEVARDYILFERPDVTVVVVDATAMERNLNLALQVMEMTENVVICVNLMDEAKKKGIVINEKKLAESLGVPVVPISARNKKGITNLLDAIEQVVRGQVKLNPYQVQYTKEIEASLKELEPQVASIVGNQFPLRWIALRVLDGDTSFLETIQQRQQKDIIHTERRNSAYGKSVNS, encoded by the coding sequence GTGAGTAAGTATCGTATTGCATTAGCAGGAAATCCGAACACAGGAAAAAGCACGTTATTTAATGGATTAACCGGTCTTAAGCAGCATACGGGAAACTGGACGGGAAAAACAGTAGCTAAAGCAGAAGGGACGTTTGAACATCACCAGCAGCTCTATACAATTGTCGATTTGCCTGGAACGTATTCACTGTATTCAAACTCGGCGGACGAAGAAGTAGCGCGTGATTATATTTTATTTGAAAGACCTGACGTTACGGTTGTTGTGGTGGATGCGACGGCGATGGAACGAAATCTTAATTTAGCGCTGCAAGTGATGGAAATGACTGAAAACGTCGTGATTTGCGTGAACTTAATGGATGAAGCAAAGAAAAAAGGAATTGTGATTAACGAAAAAAAGCTGGCTGAATCGTTAGGCGTACCGGTTGTACCTATATCAGCACGTAATAAAAAAGGAATTACGAATTTGCTAGATGCGATTGAACAAGTCGTGCGAGGGCAAGTAAAGCTTAATCCTTACCAGGTGCAGTACACAAAAGAAATTGAAGCGTCACTAAAGGAGCTAGAACCTCAAGTCGCTTCTATTGTTGGAAATCAATTTCCTTTGCGCTGGATTGCTTTACGGGTTCTTGATGGAGACACGTCATTTTTAGAAACGATTCAGCAGCGTCAGCAAAAAGACATCATTCACACAGAAAGGAGGAACAGCGCATATGGGAAATCCGTTAACTCCTGA